A stretch of Physeter macrocephalus isolate SW-GA chromosome 8, ASM283717v5, whole genome shotgun sequence DNA encodes these proteins:
- the LOC102989724 gene encoding 60S ribosomal protein L39-like → MSSHNTFRIKRFLAKKQKQNRPIPPWIQMKTGNTIRYNSKRRHWRRTKLGL, encoded by the coding sequence ATGTCTTCTCACAACACTTTCAGGATCAAGCGATTCCTggccaagaaacaaaagcaaaatcgtCCCATTCCCCCATGGATTCAAATGAAAACTGGTAATACAATCAGGTACAACTCCAAGAGAAGACACTGGAGAAGAACCAAGCTGGGTCTATAA